A portion of the Streptomyces sp. YPW6 genome contains these proteins:
- a CDS encoding glycosyltransferase: protein MSEAARPGPLRGRRLLLVSTNYAPELTGIGPYATQLAEHWAASGARVRALTGMPHYPSWRLEESYRGVWRTVEIRGGVGVHRRRHYVPPRQTAVKRAAFEASILATGLIAPPPGRPDVVISQMPSLAGGVIGARLARRHRVPYLPVVQDLMGAAAAQSGIRGGGRAAAAAAAAERYALRGAALVGVIHESFVPGVQALGVDPGRIRVVPNWTHVQGPTGDRAATRARLGWPDGVPVILHSGNMGLKQGLEVLVDTARLAPGVRVVLMGDGNQRDALRARAEGLANVEFLEPAGADEFTDVLAAADVLAVTQRASVLDMSVPSKLTSYFTSGRPVIASVADEGGTADEVRRSGAGVLVAPEDPAALRDAVQKLAADPPAADALGAEGPRYVARRLSREAGLARFDDLLAEVLRDGQDSGRR, encoded by the coding sequence ATGTCCGAAGCTGCAAGGCCCGGCCCGCTCCGGGGCCGCCGACTTCTGCTGGTCTCGACCAACTACGCGCCGGAACTCACCGGCATAGGCCCCTACGCCACCCAACTGGCCGAGCACTGGGCCGCGTCCGGCGCCCGTGTCCGGGCGCTCACCGGCATGCCGCACTACCCCTCCTGGCGACTGGAGGAGAGCTACCGGGGCGTGTGGCGGACGGTGGAGATACGCGGCGGCGTCGGCGTCCACCGCCGCCGCCACTATGTGCCGCCCCGTCAGACTGCTGTGAAACGCGCAGCGTTCGAAGCCAGCATTCTCGCCACCGGGCTGATCGCACCGCCGCCCGGCCGCCCCGACGTCGTGATCTCCCAGATGCCCAGCCTCGCCGGCGGGGTCATCGGGGCCCGCCTCGCCCGGCGCCACCGCGTGCCCTACCTCCCCGTCGTCCAGGACCTGATGGGCGCCGCCGCCGCGCAGAGCGGCATCCGGGGCGGGGGCAGGGCCGCCGCGGCCGCCGCGGCCGCCGAACGGTACGCCCTGCGCGGAGCGGCCCTCGTCGGCGTCATCCACGAGAGCTTCGTCCCCGGGGTCCAGGCCCTCGGCGTCGACCCCGGCCGCATCCGGGTCGTCCCCAACTGGACCCATGTGCAGGGCCCCACCGGAGACCGGGCCGCCACCCGGGCCAGGCTCGGCTGGCCCGACGGCGTCCCGGTGATCCTGCACTCCGGCAACATGGGCCTCAAGCAGGGCCTGGAGGTCCTGGTGGACACCGCCCGCCTCGCCCCCGGCGTCCGCGTCGTCCTGATGGGCGACGGCAACCAGCGCGACGCCCTGCGCGCCCGTGCCGAGGGGCTCGCCAACGTGGAGTTCCTGGAGCCCGCGGGGGCCGACGAGTTCACCGACGTGCTGGCCGCCGCCGACGTGCTCGCGGTGACCCAGCGCGCCTCGGTCCTCGACATGAGCGTCCCCTCCAAGCTCACCTCCTACTTCACCTCCGGCCGCCCCGTGATCGCCTCCGTCGCCGACGAGGGCGGCACCGCCGACGAGGTCCGCCGTTCCGGCGCCGGAGTCCTCGTCGCCCCCGAGGACCCGGCCGCCCTGCGGGACGCCGTACAGAAGCTCGCCGCCGACCCGCCCGCCGCCGACGCCCTCGGGGCCGAGGGGCCGCGGTACGTCGCACGCCGGCTGAGCCGGGAGGCGGGGCTCGCCCGCTTCGACGACCTGCTCGCCGAGGTCCTGCGGGACGGACAGGACAGTGGCCGCCGATGA
- a CDS encoding glycosyltransferase, with protein MKILHVVTLHTPDHAFGGPTRVAFNLSKVQRAHGDDARVMALGDGFPDGELPARVEGVPVHLFQARHLLPMFEVSGITSAALLNTARRMMRGADLVHVHLMRDLVTLPAALLALATRTPLVVQTHGMIDPTEKRVAQLTDLLGVRRVLREADAVLHLTEMERLDVNAVAAPVPLTRTVRLVNGVRPQERKPAREPGRPPTVLYLARIQERKRPEDFVAAMPHVLARHPDARFVLAGPDTGALAGTLALARELGVAQSLHHVGPLEHDEVLAADREADVYVLPAIEEPFPVSVLEAMSVGTPVVITRTCGQAPDVAGAGSGRVIDSRVGEDAANARKVADAILELLEPEAAEQAGKAAWELVNEQFTIEAVTATLRRTYEDVVRRRRG; from the coding sequence GTGAAAATCCTGCACGTTGTCACGCTCCACACCCCGGACCACGCCTTCGGCGGTCCGACGCGCGTGGCGTTCAACCTCTCCAAGGTCCAGCGTGCGCACGGCGACGACGCGCGCGTCATGGCGCTCGGTGACGGCTTCCCCGACGGCGAACTGCCCGCCCGGGTGGAGGGGGTTCCGGTCCATCTCTTCCAGGCACGGCACCTCCTGCCGATGTTCGAGGTCAGCGGCATCACCTCCGCCGCTCTGCTGAACACCGCCCGCCGCATGATGCGCGGCGCCGACCTCGTCCACGTCCATCTGATGCGGGACCTCGTGACCCTGCCCGCGGCGCTCCTCGCGCTCGCGACCCGTACGCCCCTGGTCGTCCAGACCCACGGCATGATCGACCCCACCGAGAAGAGGGTCGCCCAGCTCACCGACCTGCTCGGGGTCCGCAGAGTGCTCCGCGAGGCGGACGCCGTGCTGCACCTGACCGAGATGGAGCGGCTCGACGTGAACGCCGTCGCCGCCCCCGTCCCGCTCACCCGTACCGTGCGCCTGGTCAACGGGGTCCGCCCGCAGGAGCGCAAGCCCGCCCGTGAGCCCGGCCGCCCGCCCACCGTGCTGTATCTGGCCCGGATCCAGGAGCGCAAGCGGCCGGAGGACTTCGTCGCCGCGATGCCGCACGTCCTCGCCCGTCACCCGGACGCCCGCTTCGTGCTGGCCGGTCCCGACACCGGCGCCCTGGCCGGTACGCTCGCACTCGCCCGCGAGCTCGGGGTGGCTCAATCCCTGCACCACGTGGGCCCGTTGGAGCACGACGAGGTGCTGGCCGCCGACCGTGAGGCCGACGTGTACGTGCTGCCCGCGATCGAGGAGCCGTTCCCGGTCTCGGTCCTGGAGGCGATGTCGGTCGGCACCCCGGTCGTCATCACCCGCACCTGCGGACAGGCCCCGGACGTGGCGGGCGCGGGGTCGGGCCGGGTCATCGACAGCCGGGTCGGCGAGGACGCGGCGAACGCCCGCAAGGTCGCCGACGCGATCCTGGAGCTGCTGGAGCCGGAGGCGGCCGAGCAGGCGGGCAAGGCCGCCTGGGAGCTGGTGAACGAGCAGTTCACCATCGAGGCCGTCACCGCCACCCTCCGGCGGACCTACGAGGACGTGGTCCGCCGGAGGCGAGGGTGA
- the mnhG gene encoding monovalent cation/H(+) antiporter subunit G — MNLWLQIVDTAGAVLLLTGAATCLLGVIGMLRLPDVLSRSHSATKPQTLGMILVLAGVALRLRSGMDLATLGLIAFFQMLTGPVASHLVARSAYRTGQVDHSELLFDELDEQLTDGK, encoded by the coding sequence GTGAACCTCTGGCTCCAGATCGTCGACACGGCCGGCGCCGTCCTGCTCCTGACCGGCGCCGCGACCTGCCTGCTCGGAGTGATCGGCATGCTCCGGCTGCCCGACGTCCTCTCCCGCAGCCACTCCGCCACCAAGCCGCAGACCCTCGGCATGATCCTGGTGCTGGCCGGGGTCGCGCTGCGGCTGCGCAGCGGCATGGACCTGGCGACCCTCGGCCTCATCGCCTTCTTCCAGATGCTCACCGGTCCGGTCGCCTCGCACCTGGTGGCCCGCTCCGCGTACCGCACCGGCCAGGTCGACCACAGCGAGCTGCTCTTCGACGAGCTCGACGAGCAGCTCACCGACGGGAAGTGA
- a CDS encoding lipopolysaccharide biosynthesis protein: MTPANRVLDDHDEPALLRDQFRQLLRYRALLAVGVVVGLLGGAYLALGGEKTYSATGEVQVRSAIADPFAAGATADKGINIGSERQTAAGDTVGTLAAGTLLKQGDDVTARELLAGLQVTNPPNTLILRFAYTGATPEQSRVRAEALAGAYLAHRKARTEESIENMADGYRAQLKPLEEKRDLLERQIGAGAADDVTSARANIIVAISELTRKISELKALDTTPGYLNKKPVAPTSPTGAGLPLLLGLGGVVGLALGLLLSWVRLVFDPAVRSDRELVRSLGAPLLGTLPRERSAGGGLLAIGRTGSRLAEEYRAVAFRLAYDPAFAASRRLLVTAPRGDNAEGAAAAANLAAAFAEMGRDVLLVEADLRTPALARELGSAAHESRSPRWAADEGDGSWPTGTRSGVDVPGSGAFTLIPGTVVDNVPRALTSPPVGRIVGEADSPGTVVIVLAPPVLAYADAVALVDRVTGVMIVCDPREVHRSDLERIREIISASGGSVLGALLHPPRGRLRRADRRPKSARRRSGGSGPTAPTPGPDTPETAKDPTETLGLRSLTLPASRR, encoded by the coding sequence ATGACACCTGCGAACCGGGTCCTGGACGACCACGACGAGCCCGCGCTCCTGCGCGACCAGTTCCGTCAACTCCTGCGCTACCGGGCCCTGCTGGCCGTCGGCGTCGTCGTCGGACTGCTCGGCGGCGCCTACCTCGCCCTCGGCGGCGAGAAGACGTACTCCGCGACCGGCGAGGTCCAGGTCCGCTCCGCCATCGCCGACCCCTTCGCCGCGGGAGCCACCGCGGACAAGGGCATCAACATCGGCTCCGAGCGCCAGACCGCCGCCGGCGACACCGTCGGCACCCTGGCCGCGGGCACCCTGCTCAAGCAGGGCGACGACGTCACCGCCCGCGAACTGCTCGCCGGACTCCAGGTCACCAACCCGCCCAACACCCTCATCCTCCGCTTCGCCTACACCGGCGCCACCCCCGAGCAGTCCCGGGTCCGCGCCGAAGCCCTCGCAGGCGCCTATCTGGCCCACCGCAAGGCGCGCACCGAGGAGAGCATCGAGAACATGGCGGACGGCTACCGCGCCCAGCTGAAGCCGCTGGAGGAGAAGCGCGATCTGCTGGAGAGGCAGATCGGTGCGGGCGCGGCCGACGACGTCACCAGCGCCCGCGCCAACATCATCGTCGCCATCTCGGAGCTGACCCGGAAGATCTCCGAGCTGAAGGCCCTGGACACCACCCCCGGCTACCTCAACAAGAAGCCGGTCGCCCCGACCTCGCCCACCGGCGCGGGCCTGCCCCTGCTGCTCGGCCTCGGCGGTGTCGTCGGCCTGGCACTGGGGCTGCTGCTGTCCTGGGTACGGCTCGTCTTCGACCCCGCCGTACGCTCCGACCGCGAACTGGTCCGCTCGCTGGGCGCGCCGCTGCTGGGCACCCTGCCCCGGGAACGCTCCGCCGGGGGCGGGCTGCTCGCCATCGGCCGCACCGGCTCCCGGCTCGCCGAGGAGTACCGCGCGGTCGCCTTCCGGCTCGCCTACGACCCCGCGTTCGCCGCGAGCCGCCGCCTGCTGGTCACCGCCCCGCGCGGGGACAACGCGGAGGGCGCCGCCGCTGCCGCCAACCTCGCCGCCGCCTTCGCCGAGATGGGCCGGGACGTGCTGCTCGTCGAGGCCGACCTGCGCACCCCGGCCCTCGCCCGCGAGCTGGGCTCCGCCGCCCACGAGTCGCGTTCGCCGCGCTGGGCCGCCGACGAGGGCGACGGCAGCTGGCCCACCGGCACCCGCTCGGGCGTGGACGTCCCCGGCTCCGGGGCCTTCACCCTGATCCCCGGCACCGTCGTGGACAACGTCCCGCGCGCCCTCACCTCCCCGCCCGTCGGCCGCATCGTCGGCGAGGCCGACAGCCCGGGAACGGTCGTCATCGTGCTCGCCCCGCCCGTCCTCGCCTACGCCGACGCGGTCGCCCTCGTCGACCGGGTCACCGGCGTCATGATCGTGTGCGATCCGCGCGAGGTGCACCGCAGCGACCTGGAGCGCATCCGCGAGATCATCAGCGCCTCCGGCGGCTCCGTTCTCGGGGCCCTGCTCCACCCGCCCCGGGGCCGGCTGCGCCGCGCCGACCGCCGCCCGAAGTCCGCCCGCCGCCGCTCCGGAGGCTCCGGACCCACCGCCCCCACCCCCGGGCCGGACACGCCCGAGACCGCCAAAGACCCCACCGAGACCCTCGGCCTGCGCTCCCTGACCCTGCCGGCGTCCCGCCGGTGA
- a CDS encoding CDP-alcohol phosphatidyltransferase family protein — protein sequence MGSTGTVLRELRGAQKSAKGVSLYSRYVNRPAGRVLAAGSYRAGLTPNHVTLISALFTYGALAAVALAEPSWTLAVLVWAALAIGFAFDSADGQLARLTGRGGPDGEWLDHVVDCGKLVLVHTAVLISFYRFGELPADAWLLLPLGFQLAAVVTFCAGLLREHLGKAAASARGPSWATTPAAPVSRVRAVALLPADYGVFCLVFLLLGAPGAFRAGYAALAVVHTLFLAAFLAKWFRELRALRAG from the coding sequence ATGGGAAGCACGGGCACCGTGCTGCGCGAACTGCGCGGCGCACAGAAGAGCGCCAAGGGCGTCTCGCTCTACTCGCGGTACGTGAACCGGCCCGCCGGCCGCGTGCTCGCGGCCGGGTCCTATCGGGCTGGACTGACACCCAATCACGTCACGCTGATCAGCGCGCTGTTCACCTACGGCGCGCTGGCGGCCGTCGCGCTCGCCGAACCGTCCTGGACCCTCGCCGTCCTGGTCTGGGCGGCCCTCGCGATCGGGTTCGCCTTCGACTCCGCCGACGGGCAGCTCGCCCGGCTCACCGGCCGGGGCGGGCCCGACGGGGAATGGCTGGACCATGTCGTGGACTGCGGCAAGCTGGTGCTCGTCCACACCGCGGTCCTGATCTCCTTCTACCGCTTCGGTGAACTGCCTGCGGATGCCTGGCTGTTGCTTCCGCTCGGCTTCCAGCTGGCCGCCGTGGTCACCTTCTGTGCGGGGTTGCTGCGCGAACACCTCGGCAAGGCGGCGGCGAGCGCCCGGGGCCCGTCCTGGGCGACGACACCGGCGGCGCCCGTCTCCCGGGTGCGGGCCGTCGCCCTGCTGCCCGCCGACTACGGGGTGTTCTGCCTGGTCTTCCTGCTGCTCGGCGCACCCGGCGCCTTCCGCGCCGGGTACGCCGCGCTCGCAGTCGTGCACACGCTCTTCCTGGCGGCCTTCCTCGCCAAGTGGTTCAGGGAGCTGAGAGCGCTCCGGGCCGGCTGA
- a CDS encoding Na+/H+ antiporter subunit E, with the protein MKRVLGLSFRNADLPPLSFEFGTRRRRVLDLPLIVWLTVIWVLLWSTLTWANVLTGLVVSVAVCIAFPLPRVDLGLRLHPWGIVCLAGYLFHDMYTSGVKVTRQTFSGLPHRAAVIGVPLRCRSDLMLAATAVAVSNVPGGSIIEVRRATATLFLHVLDADRPEELEAARRKVWRMEELTVRAFGTRDEIARVAEPPPPPQLAAGRPAP; encoded by the coding sequence GTGAAACGCGTTCTGGGCCTCTCCTTCCGCAACGCCGATCTGCCGCCCCTGAGCTTCGAGTTCGGCACCCGGCGGCGGCGGGTCCTCGATCTTCCGCTGATCGTCTGGCTCACCGTCATCTGGGTGCTGCTGTGGTCCACCCTCACCTGGGCCAACGTTCTCACCGGCCTGGTCGTCTCGGTCGCCGTCTGTATCGCCTTCCCGCTGCCCCGGGTCGATCTCGGACTGCGTCTCCACCCCTGGGGCATCGTGTGCCTGGCGGGCTACCTCTTCCACGACATGTACACCTCGGGGGTGAAGGTCACCCGGCAGACCTTCTCCGGGCTGCCGCACCGGGCGGCCGTCATCGGCGTCCCCCTGCGCTGCCGCAGCGACCTGATGCTCGCCGCCACCGCCGTCGCCGTCTCCAACGTCCCCGGCGGCTCCATCATCGAGGTGCGCCGGGCGACGGCCACTCTCTTCCTGCACGTCCTGGACGCCGACCGGCCCGAAGAGCTCGAAGCCGCCCGCCGCAAGGTGTGGCGGATGGAGGAGCTGACCGTACGGGCCTTCGGCACCCGTGACGAGATCGCCCGGGTCGCCGAACCCCCGCCACCGCCCCAGCTCGCCGCCGGGAGGCCCGCACCGTGA
- a CDS encoding Na+/H+ antiporter subunit D, which produces MNALVPLPVLLPLCATGLSLAFGTRLGRFQRFISVAVLTAVTALSAVLMVAADRQGPLSVHLGDFAPPLGITLVADRLSGLMLTVSSAVTLCVLVYSLGQGMTDRDKETPLAVFHPAYLILVAGVSCTFLAGDLVNLYVGFEIMLVASFVLLTLGGTGPRMRAGSTYVIISLFSSMLFLTAIAMTYAATGTANFAQLAGRLAELPVGVQTLIQALLLTVFAIKAAVFPLAAWLPDSYPTAPAPVTAVFAGLLTKVGVYCMLRTETLLFPGNRIGDLLMAIALASMVIGILGAVAQTDLKRLLSFTLISHIGYMVFGIGLATREAYGGAIVYVAHHITVQTTLFLVTGLIERRGGTTELTRLGGLARAAPMLAALFFVPAMNLAGIPPLSGFIGKLGLMRAGVADGGAWAWVLVAGSAATSLLTLYVVAKVWNLAFWRAAPPGQAAAGTVLESGDVSDDDSDPGPDGVFGTGDEGIGTMPPPAGRASAATLHERAVTTTSRLPHPMVAATAATIALGLAFTVFADPLTAYTDRTAAELLERAPYVQEVLGR; this is translated from the coding sequence ATGAACGCGCTCGTCCCGCTGCCGGTGCTGCTGCCCCTGTGCGCCACCGGACTCAGCCTCGCCTTCGGCACCCGGCTGGGGCGCTTCCAGCGCTTCATCAGCGTCGCCGTGCTCACCGCCGTCACCGCGCTCTCGGCGGTCCTCATGGTCGCCGCAGACCGGCAGGGCCCGCTCTCCGTCCACCTCGGCGACTTCGCCCCGCCGCTCGGCATCACCCTGGTCGCCGACCGGCTCTCCGGGCTGATGCTCACGGTCTCCTCGGCCGTCACCCTCTGCGTGCTCGTCTACTCCCTCGGCCAGGGCATGACCGACCGGGACAAGGAGACCCCGCTCGCCGTCTTCCACCCCGCCTATCTGATCCTCGTGGCCGGGGTCTCCTGCACCTTCCTCGCGGGCGACCTCGTCAACCTCTACGTCGGCTTCGAGATCATGCTGGTCGCCAGCTTCGTCCTGCTCACCCTCGGCGGCACCGGACCCCGCATGCGGGCCGGCTCCACCTACGTGATCATCTCGCTGTTCTCCTCGATGCTCTTCCTCACCGCCATCGCCATGACCTACGCGGCCACCGGCACCGCGAACTTCGCCCAGCTCGCCGGGCGGCTGGCCGAACTCCCCGTCGGCGTACAGACCCTGATCCAGGCCCTGCTGCTGACCGTCTTCGCCATCAAGGCCGCCGTCTTCCCGCTCGCCGCCTGGCTCCCCGACTCCTACCCCACCGCCCCGGCCCCCGTGACCGCCGTCTTCGCCGGACTCCTCACCAAGGTCGGCGTCTACTGCATGCTGCGCACCGAGACCCTGCTCTTCCCCGGCAACCGCATCGGCGACCTCCTGATGGCCATCGCGCTCGCCTCCATGGTCATCGGCATCCTCGGCGCGGTCGCCCAGACCGACCTCAAGCGGCTGCTCTCCTTCACGCTGATCAGCCACATCGGCTACATGGTCTTCGGGATCGGACTCGCCACCCGCGAGGCGTACGGCGGGGCCATCGTGTACGTCGCCCACCACATCACCGTCCAGACGACGCTGTTCCTCGTCACCGGGCTCATCGAACGCCGCGGCGGCACCACGGAGCTGACCCGGCTCGGCGGTCTGGCCAGGGCCGCGCCGATGCTCGCCGCGCTGTTCTTCGTGCCCGCGATGAACCTCGCAGGGATCCCCCCGCTCTCGGGCTTCATCGGCAAGCTCGGGCTGATGCGCGCGGGCGTCGCCGACGGCGGCGCCTGGGCCTGGGTGCTGGTCGCCGGATCGGCGGCCACCAGCCTGCTCACGCTGTACGTGGTCGCCAAGGTCTGGAACCTCGCCTTCTGGCGCGCCGCCCCGCCCGGCCAGGCCGCCGCGGGCACCGTCCTGGAGTCCGGAGACGTCAGCGACGACGACAGCGACCCGGGCCCGGACGGCGTGTTCGGGACCGGTGACGAGGGCATCGGAACCATGCCCCCGCCCGCCGGACGCGCCTCCGCGGCGACCCTGCACGAGCGGGCCGTCACCACCACCAGCCGACTGCCCCACCCCATGGTCGCGGCCACCGCGGCCACCATCGCGCTCGGGCTCGCCTTCACCGTGTTCGCCGACCCGCTCACCGCCTACACCGACCGCACGGCCGCCGAACTCCTCGAACGGGCCCCCTACGTCCAGGAGGTGCTGGGCCGGTGA
- a CDS encoding adenylyltransferase/cytidyltransferase family protein: protein MVQHRVGYAPGVYDLFHVGHLNILRHARSQCDYLVAGVVSDEMAALAKGHTPVIPLRERLEIVRSVRFVDAAFVETVPDKVETWQQVRFDVIFKGDDWRGTEKGLKLERDFAEVGVEVVYFPYTVHTSSTQLRRALDVLVSRPGALSAP from the coding sequence ATGGTGCAGCACAGGGTGGGTTACGCACCCGGGGTGTACGACCTGTTCCACGTCGGGCACCTCAACATTCTGCGGCATGCCCGCAGTCAGTGCGACTACCTGGTCGCGGGGGTCGTGTCGGACGAGATGGCCGCGCTGGCCAAGGGCCATACGCCGGTGATCCCGCTCCGCGAACGCCTGGAGATCGTCCGCAGCGTGCGCTTCGTGGACGCCGCGTTCGTGGAGACCGTGCCGGACAAGGTCGAGACCTGGCAGCAGGTCCGGTTCGACGTGATCTTCAAGGGGGACGACTGGCGGGGCACCGAGAAGGGGCTGAAGCTGGAGCGCGACTTCGCCGAAGTGGGCGTGGAGGTCGTCTACTTCCCGTACACCGTGCACACGTCCAGCACCCAGCTGCGCCGGGCGCTGGACGTCCTCGTCAGCCGGCCCGGAGCGCTCTCAGCTCCCTGA
- a CDS encoding monovalent cation/H+ antiporter complex subunit F, translating to MTAPERVDQALLTSAVVLVLIAGGLLLARIWRGPSMLDRAISLDVCAALIIAGLAAKSAFARDSFYFPIMLVLAFLGFTGSVGIARFIAVRDRPRDPAGSPPHSDDAREGPR from the coding sequence GTGACCGCACCCGAACGGGTCGACCAGGCCCTGCTCACCAGCGCCGTCGTCCTGGTACTCATCGCCGGGGGACTGCTGCTCGCCCGGATCTGGCGTGGCCCCTCCATGCTGGACCGGGCGATCTCGCTGGATGTCTGCGCCGCCCTGATCATCGCCGGTCTGGCCGCCAAGTCGGCCTTCGCCCGTGACTCGTTCTACTTCCCGATCATGCTGGTGCTGGCCTTCCTCGGCTTCACCGGCTCGGTGGGGATCGCCCGGTTCATCGCCGTGCGCGACCGGCCCCGCGACCCGGCCGGCTCCCCTCCGCACTCCGACGACGCCCGGGAGGGCCCGCGGTGA